One Capsicum annuum cultivar UCD-10X-F1 chromosome 2, UCD10Xv1.1, whole genome shotgun sequence genomic window carries:
- the LOC107861242 gene encoding berberine bridge enzyme-like 22: protein MLLLFQREEMGSLQILFVLLLSLFLAKCYSHEQQELLHCLSIYSESNITQNIYNPNSPTYTSILEYAQKNPRWWNSSHPIFIASPRTEAKIRPVILCSKKIGLQIKIKSGGHNYEGTSFRSESPFVMLDLSNLNEIKIDLNEETAWVQAGATLGELYYAIAKRSKVHGFPGGVCFSVGTGGLIGGGGLGALTRKFGLAADNVVDARVMDVNGNILDREMNEDLFWPVSGGGGASFGVILAWKLKLVRVPEKVTIFSIHRKLNSSRDLLQKWENISHQLPENLFIRLLIQNGGVERQVELFFQSQYLGPVDELIPLLRQYFTEFNLERNDCLQENTTAGAVKRCYEVSWIQSAFYFYFRKITSPLEVLLDKTIPTQKHYYKGTSDFVKTPIPESGWEMIERTFLEEAGPRMILEPLGGKMNEISESETPFPHRKGNLYNIQYTVGWPDNSESISSQKMAWLRKLYKEMEPYVAKSPRTAYLNYRDLEFGTNQEDYSYSKAKMWGEKYFDGNFERLAKVKSKVDPINFFKHEQSIPPYSY from the coding sequence ATGCTTCTTCTAttccaaagagaagaaatgggAAGCCTTCAAATTCTCTTTGTTTTACTCCTTTCTCTCTTTTTGGCAAAATGTTACTCCCATGAACAACAAGAACTTCTTCATTGTCTTTCTATATACTCCGAAAGCAACATTACACAAAATATATACAACCCAAATTCTCCAACTTATACTTCTATCCTGGAGTATGCTCAGAAAAACCCAAGATGGTGGAATTCTTCACATCCCATTTTCATTGCCTCCCCCAGAACAGAAGCCAAAATCAGGCCTGTCATTCTTTGTAGTAAAAAAATAGGCCTACAAATCAAGATCAAAAGCGGTGGTCACAACTATGAAGGCACATCTTTCCGCTCTGAATCCCCCTTTGTTATGCTTGATTTAAGCAACCTTAACGAAATCAAGATTGATTTAAATGAAGAAACAGCTTGGGTTCAAGCAGGGGCGACCCTCGGTGAGCTTTACTATGCAATTGCCAAGAGGagtaaagttcatggatttccaGGCGGTGTCTGTTTTAGTGTTGGCACTGGTGGACTCATCGGTGGCGGTGGGCTCGGCGCATTGACGAGGAAATTTGGCCTAGCAGCTGATAACGTTGTAGATGCACGTGTGATGGATGTCAATGGAAATATTCTTGACAGGGAGATGAATGAAGATTTGTTTTGGCCGGTAAGTGGAGGTGGAGGAGCAAGTTTCGGTGTTATTCTAGCATGGAAACTCAAATTGGTTCGTGTCCCTGAAAAGGTAACTATTTTCTCGATCCATAGGAAGTTAAATAGTAGCCGAGATCTACTCCAAAAATGGGAAAACATATCACACCAGCTCCCTGAAAATTTGTTCATTAGGTTACTTATTCAAAATGGGGGTGTTGAAAGGCAAGTGGAATTATTTTTCCAGTCACAATATCTTGGGCCTGTTGATGAGTTAATTCCTTTGCTCAGACAATACTTCACCGAGTTTAATTTGGAGCGAAATGATTGTTTGCAAGAGAATACTACTGCTGGTGCAGTGAAAAGATGCTATGAAGTTTCTTGGATTCAGTCAgccttttatttctatttcagaAAAATAACCTCACCACTTGAAGTTTTGCTTGATAAGACTATTCCAACACAGAAGCATTATTACAAAGGGACATCTGATTTTGTGAAGACTCCAATTCCGGAAAGTGGTTGGGAAATGATAGAAAGAACATTCTTGGAGGAAGCAGGACCGCGGATGATTTTGGAGCCATTAGGTGGAAAAATGAATGAAATCTCTGAATCTGAAACTCCATTCCCTCATAGAAAAGGGAATTTATATAATATTCAGTACACGGTAGGCTGGCCTGACAACAGTGAGAGCATATCAAGCCAGAAGATGGCATGGTTGAGGAAACTGTACAAGGAAATGGAGCCATATGTTGCAAAATCTCCAAGAACTGCTTACCTGAATTACAGGGACCTTGAATTCGGGACTAATCAAGAGGACTACAGCTATTCAAAGGCCAAAATGTGGGGTGAGAAGTATTTTGATGGCAACTTTGAGAGGTTGGCTAAAGTAAAGAGTAAGGTGGATCCCATCAATTTCTTCAAACATGAACAAAGTATTCCACCTTATTCTTACTAA